CATTGAGcacatctttttcttttgtccaAAGGCTCAAGTGGTGTGGAAGATAGTTCCTGTGAGTTGGGAGAGGATAACTGAGTTGCAAAGTAACATATGGAGATGGTGGGATGCAGTGATGCAATCCGCTAAGGAGGAACAAGGAATGGATAGAATTAAGCTTACGGTCAATATATTATGGCAAATCTGGAAGGCTGGAAACAAGATGACATTCCAGAGTAAGAACGTGGATGCAAAACTGATAGTGGACAAAGCACAGTAGGAATGGACTGAATATGAAGCAGAGACTGAAACAGATACAAGACCAAATACTTCATCAGAAGCGGACAGATAGCTGCAACATGGTTGGGAACCACCTAAGGAAGGTGTGATCAAAATAAATACTGATGCAACAATCTCAGCTAAAATAGTAAGAATAGGGTTGGGGATAATAGCTAGGAACTGGCGTGGAGGGATTATGAAAGCAAAAGGAATCACTGAAAGGAGGAGAGTGGAAGCAACCAAAGAGGAAGCACTAGCCATAAGAAGTGCACTGAAAATGACAAAAGATGTAGGATTGACAAATATAGAGATCCAATTTGATTGCAAAAGTGTAGTAGTAAGCCCAATTAACACAGGCAATGTTCAGGATTGTAACTTACAAACAATCCTAGAAGACATTGATGACCTAAAACAGGTTTTGACTGttgcatattttcttttgtTCCCAGAGCTAAAAATGGTTGTAGTCATTCTCTGACTCAATTTGCAGTCAAGTTGATTAAGAATGTTAAGTGTGAAGGATCCTTCCCAATATGGCTATTagaattgtgacagccccacctccccctaaggcgaaccaaagggttcggcgggccgcctgcccaactctcgtcgggactcagtcgttcactacagttctcaaataaattacaagataagtcctaaatatacatcaaaaatttcacaaTTTACATATACTACAAACTAAAACCGCAAGAGATACGAGCAATACTAATTTTCAGAATAAAACaaaagtcctcagttctcacataagtacaagtacaatcatAGTCTCAAATATTACACAAGATAAATCTAAAACTCCAACGGTACAGGAGATCATCCAACCATTCATACgaagaactttaatacaaacgcttccttcgcctcgagccctgtggaggggaaataaaatagttttggggtgagttagaaactcagcgagtaaccagtaaaatcagtaatcaaatatatttcacaataatgcatttcgatgatgtcatgattccaagatcaaatgtacgtatttttgctttggtgagccagtgaaatcattgcacttaaacatccaacgctcaaatagatcatttcacgttgaacagtaagagggagcccctttttgagctccagatgaacataAACAAGTGATGGaaacgttggtgttcagcacaagactccctaagaactcattgaagtcaAATCATGCCATGAACtcccatgcaagcacgcatgatatgcaattgaaTAAAGAATGTAGGAAAtagttcataagtagctttggaaatagtttagggtcactcacctccacggctcaggaaccatccatcatatatcattgccttgcccaaatccaagcccttcaactcaaactcaaagcaatcaaatgctttcaaagattggacagcatatccccttaattttcttacttttccatcctacaagcaacaccaatttatctcaaattaaccacatacacatcatagactatcaaatacacctttcggcacaatatccatatcTGAAAcaacacttatcggattgaaacgaatcttatggagtttcgaaaccaagacataaacctacatttcttatgaagacctccaaagctaaaccatgcattttcaaggtcaaaaatggaaaactccatgaaaatagaaatctaggcGCAAAAtagggctcatgggcagtcaagggtatttcggtcatttcatatgctacagtgctccgattgagatgaaattttacaggcagatagttaacaccattttctataacttttatgttttaacctaagcctgattcggcctctaacatgctcaaataaatccggtcagaacatgGCAGATTTGAATccctaacctgaaattttccgcacaagctgaaattttccgcaaataatcgcaattaacgcacaagaagtctatttaacaccatttagagcCATCAATTCAAGCCAACCATATctatcataggaaaacagaaaaattgtcaaaaaaaaaatagaaatttagatAACTCCACTccaatccataaaatcttccataaaatcacctaaCTAGCTACCataaggcaccaattggccattattaggaacaaagagtgggttccaagcaaaatatcttaacccctcaagaaaggtagtagcttagtggtttttcttccaaaacaactccaccaagatctttaaactcccttagcaagtcttttgtgtggactaattcaaggtttaatcggttagattccaagatttgtgcaagaaatggaataTATAGGcgaaactttcttttcttttctctcaaggtgaaggtcggccaagaagcttgaagaatgaagataattttgatcaattttgggtatttagtaaaggtgatgaatagtggtcaaagtccaccctccaTTGGTTTCATGACATTTGaccctattagggttttaatcttatccttttgtctctccaaaattaaaccatctaagtaacctctaatcatctcttaacacctagtatattatacaaaacataacctaattggtcgaatttatcgcacttaacgccactagcgggtcccacgtccaatatacactctttatttctcaggaactaatttatattagaaaaatgattggaaaactatattcacttataaaagtctctggaaaattttgataataaaataaagtaagaaaaatgcatgcctaaaaataaataaataaagaaaatttcccttttcttttcctttgggcGCCACAaactccccccttaaaagaatgtcgtcctcgacattccaacttgtactaatcagatcaagataTCCCGCAAAAGTCAAAcgagcatttccaagcaagcactaagagtgACTTTAATCCCACTCGTCTGATTTTCAGTCTCacaagaaatcactgatatttcaaaccagacccacagtccgacatcctaaactttaagcctaggatacactacagatatctgaagcctaggctctgataccaactgtgacagtttcacctccccctaaggcaaaccaaagggttcggcgggccgcctgtccaactctcgctgggactcagtcgttcactacagtcctcaaataaattacaagataagtcctaaatatacatcaaaagtttcacaaTTTATATATACTACAAACTAAAACCGCAAGAGATACGAGCAATACTAATTTCCAgaataagacaaaagtcctcagttctcacataagtacaagtacaatcgtAGTCTCAAATATTGCACAAGATAAATCTAAAACTCCAACGGTATAGGAGATCatccaaccattcacacggagaactttaatacaaacgcttccttcgcctcgagccctgtggaggggaaataaaatagttttggggtgagttagaagctcagcgagtaaccagtaaaatcagtaatcaaatatatttcacaataatgtatttcgatgatgtcatgattccgaaatcaaatgtacgtatttttgctttggtgagccagtgaaatcattgcacttaaacatccaacgctcaaatagatcatttcacgttgaacagtaagagggagcccctttttgagctccagatgaacataAACAAGTGATGGaaacgttggtgttcagcacaagactccccaagaactcattgaagccaaatcatgccatGAACTcccatgcaagcacacatgatatgcaattgaataaagaatgcaggaaacagttcataagtagctttggaaatagtttagggtcactcacctccacgactcaggaaccatccatcatatatcattgccttgcccaaatccaagcccttcaactcaaattcaaagcaatcaaatgctttcaaagatcggacagcatatccccttaatttccttacttttccatcctacaagcaacaccaattcatctcaaattaaccacatacacatcatagactatcaaatacaccttttggcacaatatccatatctgaagctacacttatcggattgaaacgaatcttatggcgtttcaaagccaagacataaacctacatttattatgaagacctccaaagccaaatcatgcattttcagggtcaaaaatggaaaattccacgaaaacaaaaatctgggcgtgaaatagggcttatgggcagtcaagggtatttcggtcatttcacatgctacagtgctccgattgagttgaaattttataggcagctagtttaacaccatttgctacaactttcatgttttaacctaagcctaattcggcctctaacatgctcaaataaatccggttagaacagggcagatttgaaaccctaacctgaaattttccgcacaagctgaaattttttgcaaataaccgcaattaacgcacaagaggtctatttaacaccatttagagcCATCAATTCAAGCCAACCATATCCATTataggaaaatagaaaaattctaaaaaaaaaaacagaaatttaGATAACTCCACTccaatccataaaatcttccataaaatcacataactAGCTACCataaggcaccaattggccattattaggaacaaagagtgagttccaagcaaaataccttaacccctcaagaaaggtagtagcttagtgatttttcttccaaaacaactccaccaagatcttcaaactcccttagcaagtcttttgtgtggactaattcaaggtttaatcggttagattccaagatttgtgcaagaaattgaagatatAGGTGaagcttttttttcttttctctcaaggtgaaggtcggccaagaagcttgaagaatgaagatgattttgatcaattttgggtatatagtaaaggtgatgaatgGTGGTCAAAATCCACCCTCCAttggtttcatgacacttggccctattagggttttaatcttatccttttgtctctccaacattaaaccatctaagtaacctctaatcatctcttaacacctagtatattatacaaaacataacctaattggtcgaatttatcgcacttaacgccaTTAACGgatcccacgtccaatatacactctttatttctcaggaactaatttatactagaaaaatgattggacaactatattcacttataaaagtctctggaaaattttgataataaaataaagtgagAAAAACGCATgcgaaaaaataaataaataaagaaaatttcccttttcttttccttcgggCGTCACAAGAATTAGTTAGAAAAGATATGAGGATAGTTACCCTTTTTTGTAATTAGCTCTTGTATTACAGAATTTTACATAGAAAACTCATCAATTTCAAGTTTGAGTTTAATCTTGATAAAATTAGATCGAATTCGAATTTGAGCTCGTAACCAAAATTGGACTGAAGCCGTCCCATTTGCCGCCATAATGACTGTTAGATATGATATGCACTCAAGTGGGCACGTAGAAAGCTTTTTGTTTGAAGAAACGGATATGAAAAGTTACATAAAAGAACTTGTACAAATACAGCAGTCAAATTGTACAAATACATCAGGGAATAAATCCAAAGAATGATAAAATTCTAGCAGGGGACAGTGAGAGAGTTTGTATCGATGGAAACTTGACAGCGATCGTCACTTAATAATATCGATGGAAACTTGACAGCGATCGAGGAGAATTGTCGTAGTAAGTAGCAGCCATGCCATTGGTTAGTTGAACTTAAACAGGCTCTTGCTCTTAttggatgatttctccatcTTTGACGTCCTTTGCCTCCTTGGACTTAAATTACTTTTTCTGAAACCACTATCGGTCCATCCTTTAGATAATGAGTGCCTGGTTGGGAATATTTGGATTGAGCTAACTTTAAGTCTTCCTTTCTATTATCAACACTTCATCTAAAGCCCCACCATGTTAGGTCACTCTGAGGTGTGTCTTAATTTCTTAAGattgtttgacaaaaaaaaaaaaaaaaatgtcgttTCATGAAGtaattaaacttttttgttttaacttgaaattttggaagaagaaaAGTTTTTTTCTCTCGAACATATATGGGGCAATTCTCATGATGTTTAAATATGAAGgaaactaaaccaaattttcaaAGGTGTTACGAAAAGCAGTtcccaaaatttttcatttctaagggaaaaaaattaatgtaGAGCAATAATTTTGAAGAAACAATGGCATGCATGaccaaattggaaaaaaaaaaagtgatggaTCAGCCATGCATGTTACGTGGGGCACTTTCTTCTGAACCTTTGTGATAAGGATCCCAACATTTACTTCAAGCTTCATTCAATCAATCTCCAAACATTTGGGGAATTGCATCCCTCATTTGTAACACTAACATTTCTATAGCGTTAAAATAGGCCAAGAAGCCCCCTTCTTTATGAACACTAAAAAAATccaataacaaaagaaaatattaaaatcaactgaaaagaaaaagaaaaggaacactGCAGTGGATATAATGAATGCAACCTAAATTTGAGAGTTACAAACAAAAGAGGGGTACAAGATTAGTATAAGATTATCATACAGAGAAGAGATTAGTATAAGATTACATCTCCTAAATATGTCAATCcctacaaaaaaattttaagaaatcgATGCCTTTTGATTGTCATATCATGTCAACTAAGACCCTCGAGTGTTATTTAGTTTAAATGTTTTCCGTCTCGTCAATGTTTCCTTAATAATATGGCACAGCAACAAAATTTTACATATTCTACGGGCACATTGTCAACCATCAAGGATTTATCGTAGCGCTTGCATCAATCAAAACCACACTATACTATACATTTGACTGTactataagaaaaaaaaaaagacagagagagaaagaagaacGACACAGCATACCAGACTCTTGAGTCCTCTGAAATGAATATCTTAGGTTCAAGCCTCAAGGTTGGTTTGTTGATTAAAAAACCTTACCGTCCAGTGGGATTCagaatctcagagaaaacactGTCAAACCTTGAAGTTGTCACCGCTTGTCGTGGATGTCCAAGTTGTAAATACCATCTCAATCTTGCCAGCAGAATCTTGGTCACCTCCTGATTCAGAAGTCACATCCGTATCATCATCGGTCATATTTTGCACATCTCCACCATCCATATGCAAGGGAAATGGATCAGGTCGACCACCCTCATTTTCAGCTGCCTCCTGGACTTGCAATGCAAATTCAAGGCCACCAACTACATCATCCATTCCCGGTCGTTGAATCCCTTGATCTTTCAAACAATTAATGGCCGTTTCAGCAAAAATCCTCAAACATTGGGGAGCAATCTCGCCCTTCACATCTGGGTCCACAACTCGATGGATAATCCCTTTTTTGTAACACTGCTTGGCCCATTCAGCCAAATTCACCTGCTCCTGGGGTAAGTCTAGAATAATAGGTGCCCGACCACACAAAA
The Coffea arabica cultivar ET-39 chromosome 6c, Coffea Arabica ET-39 HiFi, whole genome shotgun sequence genome window above contains:
- the LOC113693156 gene encoding uncharacterized protein, whose translation is MKLKHFLWRCLQNSLPVNEAIYKRIRKGSSLCNCCGEDTETIEHIFFFCPKAQVVWKIVPVSWERITELQSNIWRWWDAVMQSAKEEQGMDRIKLTVNILWQIWKAGNKMTFQSKNVDAKLIVDKAQ